In bacterium, the DNA window GCTGCGCCGCGGCGAGGGGATCGTCGGCCAGGTCGCCCAGACGCGCCGCCCCGCGCTCTTCACGAACCTGCCGGCGGGGTCGCTGCAGCCGCCGCTCTACACGGACGGCACGCCGTCGCCGTCGGTCGTCGCCGTCCCCGTCAGCGAGGCGGGCGTGCTGCGGGGCGTGCTCTTGGCCGACGCCGCGGAGCCGGGGGCCTTCGCCCGCGAGCACGAGCGGCTGCTGGCCGGCTTCGCGGGGGAGATCGGCGTGCTTTTCGAGAGCGCGGGCGTCGCGGCCGGACGCATCCGGCGCGGCGACCGCTTCGAGACCTTCGCCGCGATCAGCCAGAAGCTCTCGGCGACGCTGAAGATCGACGAGATGCTCGGGGTGATGTCCGACCTGACGATGCAGCTGGTCCCGGCGGACCGCTGCGCGCTGTTCACGGTCGACCGGGAACGGCGCGAGCTGGTCCTGCGCGAGCAGCGGCACTTCCTCGCCGAGGAGCGCCCCGAGGTGGCCATCCCCCTCTCGGGGCGGATGATCCCGGTCTACGTCGCCACGCACGGCCGCGCCGTGCTCTTCACCGACCTCAAGGAGAGCCACCGCGGGGTCGAGGTCGTCCCCGGGGCGCCCGGGCAGGAGCGGATCCGCTCGCTGCTCGCCCTGCCGCTGCGCCATCCCAAGGGGCTGCTCGGCGTCTGGGTGCTCGCGGCCGACCGCCCGGGCAGCTTCGACGCCGAGCACCTCGACGTGCTCTCGGCCGTCGCCGCACAGGCCGCGACCCTGATCGCCAACGCCCAGCTCCACCAGACCGTGGAGCGTCTCGCGGTGACGGACGGGCTGACCGGTCTCTACAATCACCGGCGCTTCCAGGAGCGGCTCCAGGAGGAGATCGAGCGCGGCGACCGCAGCCGCGAGGCCGTGTCGCTGCTGCTGCTCGACATCGACCACTTCAAGCGGGTCAACGACACGCACGGGCACCCCTTCGGCGACACCGTCCTCAAGGCGCTCTCGGCGGAGCTCGGCCGGCTGGCGCGGCGGGTGGACTTCGTGGCGCGCTACGGCGGCGAGGAGTTCGCCGTGATCCTCGTCGGCACCGACCGGCGCGGCTGCCGCGCCACCGCCCAGCGCGTGCTCAAGGCCGTGCGCGCGCTGCGCGTCCCGGGCCCCTCGGGCGACTTTCGCTTCACCGTGAGCATCGGCGCGGCGACCTGCCCCGACGACGCGCGCCGGCGCGAGGATCTTGTGCGCTGCGCCGACCGCGCGCTGTACGCCGCCAAGGCGGGCGGGCGCGACCGCGCGGCCATGTTCCCCGAGGTGGACGAGGGGGTGCCGGCCCGGTGAACGTCACCGCCGTCCGCATCTTCCCCTTCGAGACGCGCGAGGCGGGCGGGCGCACCCTCGCCTACGCCGAGATCGAGATCGACGACGCGCTGCTCGTGCGCGGACTCCGCGTGGTGGAGTCGGAGAGCCGCGGACTCTTCGTCGGCTTCCCGGCCCAGCGCGTCCGCCGCGAGCGGCTGGTGGAGCTGGTCGTGCCGCTGACCCGCGAGGCGCGCCGCGCCGTGCGCGAGGCGGTCATCGCCGAGTACAAGCGCGTCACCGGCTGGCAGCCGGCCGCGCGTCCGCCGGCGGGGCACCCGGACGGGGCCTGAGGCCGCGGCGGGCTCGGCGGGCGCCCCGCCGGCCACCACGCACTTTGCACCCGGACCGCCCGGGGCGTATCTTGTCCGGTATCGGAGGATCCTGGAGGTGGCCCCCGTGCGCGTCGTGTCCTCGAGTGCCGCCGTGGCCCTCGCCCTGTGCCTCGCGGCGCTCGCCGTCCTCGGGCGCGGCCGGTCCGCCCCGGCGATGACGGACGGCGAGCGCTTCGCGGCGCTGCGCGAGGAGATGGTCGCCCGGCAGATCGCCGCGCGCGACGTCCGCGACCCGCGCGTGCTCGCCGCGATGCGCGCGGTGCCGCGCCACCGCTTCGTGCCGCCGGAACTCGCCGCCGAGGCCTACGAGGACCACCCCCTGCCGATCGGCGAGGGGCAGACGATCTCGCAGCCCTACATCGTGGCGCTGATGACCGAACTGCTGGCGCTGCGCGGCGGCGAGCGCGTGCTCGAGGTGGGCACGGGCTCCGGCTACCAGGCTGCGGTGCTCGCGGAGCTCGCCGGCGAGGTCTACTCGATCGAGATCCTCGCGCCGCTCGCCCAGCGGGCGGCCGCGACGCTCGCCGGGCTCGGCTACGGCCGGGTCCGGGTGCGCACCGGCGACGGCTACCTCGGGTGGCCGGAGGCGGCGCCGTTCGACGCGATCGTCGTCACCGCCGCGCCCGACCACGTGCCGCAGCCGCTCATCGACCAGCTGAAGATCGGCGGCCGCCTCGTCCTTCCCGTCGGCTCGTACTACCAGGAGCTGGTCGTCTGCACGAAGACGGAGGCCGGGCTCCAGCGGCGCAGCGTCGTCCCCGTGCGCTTCGTGCCGATGACGGGCGAGGGCGTGCGTCGGCGCGGGCGCTAGGGCCCGCCGCGGCGGCGCACCGCGGCTATTTCTGCAGGATGAGCGAGAAGAAGGCGCGGAACGCGGCGTGGTGGCCCGCCTCGTCGCCTTCGGCGTAGCCGGCCACGCCCCAGCGCACCGTCGGGGCGCCCGCCGCGGGGGCGGCGACCTCCGCCGGCGCCCGCAGCCCCGGGCCGGCGACCAGGAACGGCAGCCGCAGCACGGTGTCGCAGGTGACGCCGAACGGCGGCAGCGGCGGGTAGGCGGTCGTCAGGGCGATCCCGCCCACGGCGCCCGTGGCGAGCGACTCCCAGAGCGGGCGGTAGCCGCGGCCGCCGGGCAGCGCGTAGAGCACGAGCGCGGTGCCCTCGAGCACCTGGAGCGTGCCCACCGGCCCCAGCGGCGCGGCGTCGCCCTGCCCGAAGACGACCGAGGCGTCGATGCGGAACTCCTTGAGGCGCGAGAGCCCCTCGAGGAAGCGGCGCAGCAGCCGGCCGTTGTCGGCGACGAGCAGCACCTTGCCGCTCCAGGAGCGCTGGCCTTCCTCCCGGCCGACGCCGAGCTCGTAGCTGAGCTTGAGCGCCTCCTCGAGCGAGAGCAGCGGCTTGACGGCGCCCTCCTCGCGGGCCTCGGCCACGGCGACGACGGCGACGATCCGGCGCTCCACGAGCGCCTGCAGGGTCGAGCACAGCTCGAGGTCCAGCAGCGCGCTCTGGTTGAGCACGTCGTCGAGGCTCGTGAAGTACTCGAGGAGCTTGAGCACCTCGCGCGTGGCCGGCCGCAGGCGCTCCGGCGGCCCCTCGAAGCGCCGCACCAGCTCGAGGCGTGTGCCCGGCGGGGCGAGCGTGGCGCGCAGCCGCCGGACCTCGTCGAGCTGGCGCAGGCCCTCGAGGATCAGGTTCTCCCCGGGCCGGCGGATGAGCTGGCGCACCCCGACCGGCTGCGGGCGGAACTCGAACTTCCCGCCCTCCCACTCGAGCGTGCGGTAGAACGCCTTCTCGCCGCGGAAACGGCCGACCTCGGCGTCGATGACCTCGCCCTCGCTCAGAAAGAGCGTGCCGCGGCGCCCGTCGAGCTCCAGCTCGAGCAGTCCGGAGCGCCGGTTCATCCGCAGCACCTGGAGCAGGTCCATGAGGCTGATCTCGGTCAGCGTCCCGAGCAGCCGCTGCTGGTCGTCCGCGGCGGGGCGCGCCGTGCGCCCGCGCGTGAGGATGGCGTTGACGCGGGCGAGGAACTCCTCCTCGCGGATCGGCTTCTTGAGGAACTCGTCGACCGGGCGCAGGTACTTGCCGAGGTCGGCGGCCGTCGTCTCGCGGCTCGTGAGGAAGACGAACGGGACCTCGCGGGTGAGCGGGTTGGTGCGCAGCAGCTGGCAGAGCTTGAAGCCGTCGAGCAGCGGCATCTCGGTCGCGGTCACGATCAGCTGCGGGGGCGCCGCGAGCGCCTTGTTGATCGCGAGCGCGCCGTCGGTGGCGACGACGACGTCCAGGCCGGCGCGCCGCAGGATCGCCTCGGTCTCCCCGAGGACGGCCAGGTCGCTCTCGACGACGAGGACGGTGGCGGCCGGCGGCATCTTCAGCCGACCCTCTGCTGGAGCAGGTAGCGCT includes these proteins:
- a CDS encoding DUF4388 domain-containing protein — encoded protein: MPPAATVLVVESDLAVLGETEAILRRAGLDVVVATDGALAINKALAAPPQLIVTATEMPLLDGFKLCQLLRTNPLTREVPFVFLTSRETTAADLGKYLRPVDEFLKKPIREEEFLARVNAILTRGRTARPAADDQQRLLGTLTEISLMDLLQVLRMNRRSGLLELELDGRRGTLFLSEGEVIDAEVGRFRGEKAFYRTLEWEGGKFEFRPQPVGVRQLIRRPGENLILEGLRQLDEVRRLRATLAPPGTRLELVRRFEGPPERLRPATREVLKLLEYFTSLDDVLNQSALLDLELCSTLQALVERRIVAVVAVAEAREEGAVKPLLSLEEALKLSYELGVGREEGQRSWSGKVLLVADNGRLLRRFLEGLSRLKEFRIDASVVFGQGDAAPLGPVGTLQVLEGTALVLYALPGGRGYRPLWESLATGAVGGIALTTAYPPLPPFGVTCDTVLRLPFLVAGPGLRAPAEVAAPAAGAPTVRWGVAGYAEGDEAGHHAAFRAFFSLILQK
- a CDS encoding protein-L-isoaspartate(D-aspartate) O-methyltransferase; this encodes MTDGERFAALREEMVARQIAARDVRDPRVLAAMRAVPRHRFVPPELAAEAYEDHPLPIGEGQTISQPYIVALMTELLALRGGERVLEVGTGSGYQAAVLAELAGEVYSIEILAPLAQRAAATLAGLGYGRVRVRTGDGYLGWPEAAPFDAIVVTAAPDHVPQPLIDQLKIGGRLVLPVGSYYQELVVCTKTEAGLQRRSVVPVRFVPMTGEGVRRRGR
- a CDS encoding SpoVG family protein, giving the protein MNVTAVRIFPFETREAGGRTLAYAEIEIDDALLVRGLRVVESESRGLFVGFPAQRVRRERLVELVVPLTREARRAVREAVIAEYKRVTGWQPAARPPAGHPDGA
- a CDS encoding diguanylate cyclase — protein: SVLLGAVATAAAAAFAAGHRERLDLRDEIRGHELLRSEAEGLSARGDDRRQAQVRNLTPEGRQASSMSAVVEMDENLDRVLGLASLALGARSVVLFLLAGAGERLVLRRAHPEDARRDRGDGSSRQAGQPVNRAVELRRGEGIVGQVAQTRRPALFTNLPAGSLQPPLYTDGTPSPSVVAVPVSEAGVLRGVLLADAAEPGAFAREHERLLAGFAGEIGVLFESAGVAAGRIRRGDRFETFAAISQKLSATLKIDEMLGVMSDLTMQLVPADRCALFTVDRERRELVLREQRHFLAEERPEVAIPLSGRMIPVYVATHGRAVLFTDLKESHRGVEVVPGAPGQERIRSLLALPLRHPKGLLGVWVLAADRPGSFDAEHLDVLSAVAAQAATLIANAQLHQTVERLAVTDGLTGLYNHRRFQERLQEEIERGDRSREAVSLLLLDIDHFKRVNDTHGHPFGDTVLKALSAELGRLARRVDFVARYGGEEFAVILVGTDRRGCRATAQRVLKAVRALRVPGPSGDFRFTVSIGAATCPDDARRREDLVRCADRALYAAKAGGRDRAAMFPEVDEGVPAR